DNA sequence from the Coffea eugenioides isolate CCC68of chromosome 9, Ceug_1.0, whole genome shotgun sequence genome:
CGAGTAAAGTCTTATCTGGGAAGAGTCCAATTTCCATTAGAACTGGGCCATTGATCTTATATTCTTTAATGGAAAAGCAATTAAATCACTTAGCATTTGATGCACCAAATTATCTTACAAAAATGTTCCGTTATGATCACAACTGCCATTGGATAGAAAACTAGAgcactaagatttttttttgtttttggacaATGTTGTAGCAATCCAAACAGCATTTTTTTGGCAATAATTTGCCTTGATAGCAGAGAACTTTGCAGTCCAAACATTACGAACACTTGCCATCGAGACCTAGCCTTGGATGAAAGCTTTTCTGATGACCTACTCTGACTTAAAGTCTCCAATAAGGTTTGGCCTTTTCTAGCTACATCATAGCTGCAGCATCATTTCTCCCCCAAAAATCAAACACATCGTCAAGCTAGGTTCTGAACCTAAAATTCCAGTTTCACTACAAATTTGCTTAGGGTGAATGTGCCTGTGCTTTAAGCTTCAGTGGCTACAGCCCTATGGGTACTTCATCTGTTGAGCACTGTGTCTCCATGAGTATGTGTGTGTAACCACAAATGCCCCTTTATCATACAACCATGGTCGTAAACACAGGCAGCACCAGGAATCATTTACTTACTCCTTTATGACAGTATGTGATGGTTATAAAAATCTAAATCGAAATGTTTATGCTCTTGTAAACTTTGAATAGCAGCAATTTGATTAGTACAGAGACACTTTTTAGGGTGTAGAACAGAAGGGTGCATTGTTAAGCATCTGATGTTTAAAAGACAGTGTTCCAAATGTAGTATTGTTGATTAGCAATTTTTCCTGATACTGTTGAGAGTCAAAAAGAGAATCTTCTCCTCTCAGGGAACTCGAGTTGTCTTTTACTTTTTGAATATTATTAAAAGTAAACTTTCAGTGACATGCAGGTGGGATTCACATTCGACATTTTCTCTTTATAATTTGTACTTCTTACTTAAAAATTGACGTATCAAGGATCTTTTATGGTTATAGTCTGATTAATTGTGAATTTCCAAGCATAGTGAAAGGTAAATAAACCCAGAATTTGCCCATGTTATTGTTCTCGAAAAAAAGACAGTTCCTTTTTTGTAACTCCATGTTGATTATGCAGTTGCATATCTGTAGGTAGAGTTTGTTGGCGGCCCCATGTGCTGGAATACTCGCACCTTTTCTGCAGCTTCTGGTAAGAAAACTTACTTTAGCCCAGTTCaagtttttctatttgttttctcttttagatttcaagaaaacttacttTAGTCCAGTTCAGTTTGACCCCTTAATTTTTGTTCTCTCTTTTAGTATTGGATTTAAGACAAATACTGATTAATTAGTTAATTGCTAATCTTGATTTTATTAGGTGAAGGTGCCTTTGCCAATGGTGAAAAGATTCATGTCAGTCAAACTGATAAGGTTAGTGATTGTACCACATTCAGATAAAATGTTAATGAGATTCTGGTTATTGTATAGCTTCATGGTCTTAGATGGCTACATGAAGTACCTGTTCTGAGTTAATATTTATAAAGGACATGCACGTCTCATGGCAACAGCATTTCTCAGAAGTATTAAAATCCAGCATTTTGCTTGCttcaagcttttttttttttttttttttttggcaaagtAAGaaacttttattgatcagaGAATTTCAGATTTTACACAAGGGTAGCATTCCTTCATACATGCAAAGAATCTTAAGCTGTTACATCAGACAATGCCAATCTAAGCCCTATGCAAGAACTAGTTTCCAATTCTTCTGAGTTCTTGGAAAGCTAGACAAGGAAATAGTGACAAATCTTATGTTGCTTACAATATATTCTTCTGTGTAACAATTTCAATGTGCTTACATTGAAAGCCACAATATATCTGTTAAGCGGTCTGTTTGATCAACTGTATCAAACTGACAATAACTTACATTAATATGTCACTTCCTATTTAGGTGTTTATGACTTAttaatttgaatttcttttgctCCCAGCTAACATTTTTTTGTACTTGTTGACATTTAGGTGGAAAAATCGCTTCTGGTGACTGGATTTGGATATGAACATGATGATGCATGGGCTACCAACATTGATTTATTCAAGGAATTTACTGATGTTAGCAGGGTACAACTCTCTTCTCTTATTATATAAACTACAAGAAACCATAATCTTGAGTTACCTATTTTAGTTGTTAGCTTTATTTAATCCCAAATATAAAAACACTTATTTCTTTTTCGAACTAAGAACTAACGGTTAACTTATTTATTTctatctttctttctccatcttATTATGTGTCTATCTGTCTGTTTGTCCTCTTCTTGGTCAGGGTGTTAGAAGGCTTGGAGCTGCTTCCGTGGACATGTGCCATGTTGCTTTTGGGATTGCTGAAGCCTATTGGGAATATCGTCTAAAACCCTGGGACATGGCAGCTGGTGTATTggtaattttttccttttttattgtGCCATTTTAAACTTGCAAAAGATGAGTCTGCAGTTTACTTTCCAAAAATTCCTCTAGAAATTCAAGTATCAGGCTTATTTCATTGAGAGTacagttttatttcttttatgtTCTTTCGATCTAGTGCTTTAATGATACAGATTGACAATGGTCTATTTTGACACAACATTGCTGTCTAACTTTTATTGAACTTCAAATAAATAGGATGTTTACTTACCAAAAAGAACGTACTGGGACTTTTCTGCTAAATTAGGAATTTGTTGCTATCCTTTCCATCTGTATGCCATCTGCTTATTATCAGCATGAAGTGTAAGATATGCCTgcatttttcttgtaaaaattgCAGTGACTATAAGTCAACTGAACAGGGAAAAGTTTTGGTGAAGCAGTGTCTCTAATAAAGTGAATGCTACCTTTATGAGCTAATGTAACAATATAGCCTCAAAACCATACTTATTAAATCTGTCCCGGACAGGAAACCGGTGAAAGGGGTGGGTCAATGGGTTACAGATTCAACCAGTGGGTGGTTGATTGAATCTGAtcttaaaaaattattttttaaaattaaatatagTGTACTTATACTTTTTAATGCAATATATATTGCATAGATATTAACAGAATATGTTACAATTTACTACAAAATTTTTCTTCAGTTTTCAATGAAATGTTAAGTAATTAACTACTTTAAGGATTAAGAGCAATAAATTTCATTAGTATTTCAAACCAACTTTCAAGTGtaaatttttatttcatttaatttaaCTTCCAGaggtaaaattttattttgaatcaaaTTTGTCTTGTGGATGGATTGTAATAATATATCATTTTGATTGATATTGAATTGCAATAATATATCTTTTGGCAAttaatttcttaatttttagCACAGAGGATGAGGGCATAATGAAGCTTTAACAAAAGGCTTCAATAAAGGGAGGAcattaagaaataaataaatatatagaaAACCTTCAACTAACATCAGGAGAGCTACTGGCCCAGCGGGGAGGCTTGCCACCTCATGTTGGAGGTTGCATGTTTGAAATGAAGCAGCAGCATATGATTAActtttttctccaaaattcaCAGACCAGGGTTTCTTAAAAAACCTCATGGGTTCCTGGTTCTTCTGGTTGAACCGCTGAGTCATTGAAATTTAGCGGTTGAGTGCCTTGTCCAGTCAGATTAGCTACCCAGCCTGGCCTAATGGCCTGTTCACCTTGTTAACTGGTCAAACCACCGGGCCAGGCCAGGTTTAATAACTATTCTCAAAAGTGAGTATAGCAGAGATTAAGGTAGCTTTTAGATCACAACAGAATAATGGCTCAACTTATGATGCTTAGAACTGTGTTATATGAAGTCTTTCATTGATTAGTTAAGAATTTTGCAGTATTTAAATTAAATGTACTACTTTGAGGTACAAACTTTGATAAAGAATTTGGATGATCTGATTATATATTTTCATTCAAGATTCAGGGTTCTAAAAGTGATAGTTGTCACTTTCGCTTCTTATGGTTATTGCTGGCTGCTCTTGACTCATAATGGAATATGTGTTACTGCAAATTCTAGCAGATTGTTGAAGAGGCTGGAGGAGCAGTTTCTTGCATGGATGGTGGGAAGTTTTCAGTATTTGATAGATCAGTCTTGGTATCCAATGGTGTATTGCATGCAAAGGTTAATTATCCCCCTTGTATACTGCATTcacaatttaatttcttctcagtGATGAGCCCAGATTTAAGCTCGTGATGCTATAACTCAAAAACAGCAATCTTCGCGTAAGGTGTAATTGTGCGTGCGTGCGTGTGTTTTTTTCCCTGTAACAGaatattttatatgattatCCCATATATGCATCAAATCGTGAATGAAATCCAACAGGGGAATAAAGCTAAATATTCTCTAACAATTGCTAGAAAGAAAACATGATGGTTGCAAGCTTGTTTACTATCGATCTGATTTGGAGACTGACCATCCAGATCTTGTATAATTACTTTAGAGTTCGTTCTGGACTATGGTGCTTTTAGTTGGAATCTTTACACTTGTGAAGTGCTTGTTAATTTCATTAATAATTCTTGGGTTAGGTACTTTCACTTGATAGTACTTTTGGATGAAGCTGAAGTTGGagcttttgattttagaagcaCTTTACCAGTCACTGCACTCCAAAGGAGTGCTTACAGTCTTTTGATCAGAAGAAGAAATTAAGTTGTAGGCAATCTCGTGCTAGTATAGCTACCTCCAAAGATCTTTATTCTAGTTAATTGTAACTTTGAAAAGAATCTGGgttgttttatatgatttttaCTGGACTTTACTCCATGTACAGTTTCTTTGAGTAGGTAACCATTCAATATGTGAAATGGATCAAAAGACACATCAAACTGACACACTCTGAAGCTGAATTTTTTATTGAATACTCAAACTTATACTTTCCTCACAAGCCCCAGAAGGCCTTCTAAATGTTGCTATCCATCTTAGCACATGAAATTCATCTTAAATGTGCATCTCGATCCTTGGCTGTTAGGACTTATTTTAAGCTGTAGGAGCTTCCAAACCAAATAATGGTGGGTAAAAGTAGGTAGGAACATATGACAACTGTGGATGTCTGTGGAGAGCAGGAAACTAGCACAGCTAAAGAGTGGCGTGGGGACATGTTTGGTGTGGAATCTGGTGGAAAGCTGGATGATTGTGATATCTGATATTATGTATAACATATGTAATGTTGTTTTCTCTTATTTACCTAGTTAGTACCATCACTTGTCCTCTGCCTCAGTTCATGTATTTGAATCCTTTTAGTCACTTTTTTGGGTTGTTACCACTAGCCAGAAGTTGCTGGCTTGTTACTGGATTTGTGACCATGGATATGCGGGCCATCAGTTGATGTATTCGTGACAATGTGTATTGTTTTCGCTACTGTTGTTATTACCTCATTCCACTCGTCTGTTTCTGTTTGAGTTCAAATGACTGACTGCTGCAGAGACGTGTGCTTTACCTGTATTTTAGAATGTGATTGCTGACTAGAATAGAAAATTCATTATGAGAAAGTATtaacatttattttttttgtattttgtttgttttccttagtcTTCACCTGATATTCTTGTATTAAATGTGCAGCTGCTGGAGAGAATTGGTCCTGCAACTGAGAGATTAAAGAACAAAGGAATTGATTTCTCTTTGTGGTACAAGCCAGAAAATTACCGTACAGATATTTGACATACCTACATAGTTCTTTTTGTGCCTGTGATACGAGACCTGCTGTTAGGTTTTGGTGGCTATGACTTCATTGAATTCTAATCTTTATTGAGATTCTATATCTTTCTATACAAGCGTATACTACTGAATGCTTGCGACTGATGTAAAATCAACAGTAATTGAAGTTCGTCATTTTCTTTTTGGCTGAAATTGCAAGTGAGTAGTTGTTTCATATCCTAAACTCaaaattttacttttagtaagctaaatatataataatttcTTAGAGGTAGATATTGAGATGTAGACAAGGAAATAGGCTTATGAAATATGGGTCTGAGTTTCATTTAATAGATATCTCATTTTCTGCTTCCCTTGAAAAGTCCCCCTCTGTTCCTTGTATACTATACTTTGTACGCATTTGGTGGCTGGAGCAGTAACTAAGTCATTGCATTAAACATCTGGCACaggataaaaattaaaattgcaCCTTCATCTGATCATTCTTTGTTCAGTGATGAATTCCTTGAAACTTTTGAATTTTGGTTCTGGTGATATTGTATGTTTCTCTGTATATTTGTCTCTTATGTCCAAGGAAATTGGCCCAAATGCATAGCATTAGAAGGTCCTCTAGCATTTGGTACTACGAGTACAAGGGATTTCACATGTCTGAACACAAATGCAATCTTTGGTGAACTAATGTCTAGAATAGATGTCACAAACTGAAATTTCTCCTGAAGCTCTTGGTCTGAATAAGCCTTGGTGAGAGTGAAGATTTATGTATGTACATCTTGAACCTAGTCATTTGTGTGCAGACATATGTAGCTACAATTTTCTAATGAAGAATGTCCGTCCAACTTTTAGTTATTAGAATATCTCTGGAGAGGTTATGCTCCATAGAATTTTCTATTCTGGTTGGACAGCGTCTGTTCTAGTAAGAACCTACATAATAATAATCTCTTCTGGGTTCAGCCAGCCTACAGTTGGCAAATGTGCAGTTCTTTGCTTTTCAGGTTTCTTCTCTATTATATTTTCAGATTATGATACAGCtgtcaaatttaaattcattaTGAAGTTTATCATAGATCCATGATACAATTTTCGGTTAAATTAGTATAGAATAAGGTTTCAGCACTAAGTATCTTATCTTCTATAATTATTGAATGATTATTTTTCTACATAAATTGATTTATCTGGAATTTAGTACAATAAATGCTTTGACCACGTAACTTTTGTTGTTTACAGTTTGTACTTGTGAACTGTTGAATGGATCTAGAGGTATCATCAAAAGCATAGGCCATATAATCTTTTTCAATATTACTTTTAGTGAGGAGATTTGTGTCTATGTAGTGTTCATAAGGTTGTCAAATGAATCTTATATTGGTTTGGCGGTTAACCCTGGGCATCTCCTTTATTAATTGTGTTCGTGGAAAGTTAAACAACCAACGTGCTTCGGAGTGTTTATACACAGGTGTAAAAGATAAATTGTTTGTAGGAGAAATTTAAGGCATTTTATTTATAGAAGCATCATCTTGTTGTTTTGATTCCTCAGTACATTGGTTTTTGTAATTGGATTCTTCATCTCGTGTGATTTGAAAGTAAACTTTGTCCAGCATAAATTGCCTCTGCAGTCGTAGCTGATTGCTGAAGAACTTCAGTCTTTTGGTCGAATGAGAATTCCTTTTATGACCAGTCCTCTCTTCCACCCCCCACCCTCATATTCATACATTGAACACTCCATATTCCCATTATTCTCTGGCAACGTCTCAAATTCTCCTGCTAGGACTTCTATCCACTTTCCCCTAGGTTTGTCCATCATATTTTCTTTGTGTTCCTGTCTGCTTCCATCTGCTAGAATGAGTCTGAAGTTCACTGGAATTCCCCATCCATAAGCAGGATCTTTTAACATAAGAACAAATACAACCTGATAGAGAGTTCTTGGTGTGAGATTGACCGTGTTGAACCACCCATGAATTTCCAGCCAGCAAACGTTCAGCAGCTCTGCAGCAACTAGAGTCACATCACTGCAAAATAGGAAGCAGCACAAGTAATCAATTTATAGTCCAGAAGCATCAGTCTGTAACACATGATAAATCTGTTATTGGTTGTGTTTTTGGCATAtctggtttttgaattttgattgtGCATAACAAATGACATGGCTTTTGGTGACTAACCGTTTACTCAAAAAGATTCTTTCCAAGAAGTGTTAAAACTTCATAACTATTCTACAAAAATTATGACTTTCATCTCTTAGTTTATTATTCGATTTCCGATGCAGCGTGTCGTTGTTCTTTGTTTACCTCAGCTCTTAATCCTGCTAATAATAAATGAGGACCATTAGGGTACTGGATGGAGCTAGACACAGTTCGCAGACTTCTTGTTTTGTCTGCTAACTATGCTTCTCAGTAGCTACCTGGATTCTTTTATGAAGGGCCAGTGCCAGCAGGATCTGTCTTCAGCCCAGGTTATTGAAAGATTTCTTGCATATAGCATGAAGCAGTTCCTCTTAGAGGTCCTATCAATCCAATACTTCTGCATTACATAAAAGTCTCTGGTAAAAACTATTCTTGCACAATTAAGTTCgtattttatgaaaaataaaatgaaagaaatggTGATGATAGCTCTATTTGGAATTTTTAATTCACTTGGCTACCCAACAGGATTTCAGACTCAGTAGGATGCATTACTTTGAATACTCCTAAATCTGTAAACCATGTGGATGTTTGCAGATACATACCAAAATTTGTGAATGTGTTGAAAAACAGAATCACTTGCcttctttttttggtttaagAATACTCCTGCATATAGCTGATCATAGAGCTTCTCAGTAGAGGACTTGTCAACCGGTGCATCAGCATCTTTGAGAATCTCTTCGTGATTGTGAGGAAGCTTAAGTTCTGTGGCAGTCTTCTGAATTGCCCCAGACTCATTATTGTTGATCTGTGGAGTGCATGGAGGGGTTTCCTTTCTGTGTTCTTCAGTAGGCTGTGATACCTCATCTTGTGACCACTCTGCCCCCATTTCGTTCTAAAGGAAGTCTTTGGGGAGCCTTGTTTATGCTGCAGGTAGCAGCGCTTATATTCTGCAAGCATGATTGCTTTGTTAAAGGTTGATATATTCTCTTTTAGTGGACCTCGAATCTCAAGCTAGGAAGCACATATTCTTGATGGCTACAAGTTGAATGCTGGGCTTCATGTAAATGTCGGTTTTTTACGAATCTTTTAGTAGAAGATTATTCTTCTCCTGATAACTAACGGCTATAATCAAGACATATTCAGATTGCCTACTTTTTGTAAAGTTATTCTCAGCCATAGAAAAGTTTAGAAAAGGTAGTAGTATTCTTCTTCCATTAGTAGGTAGAGGATGAGCGCCTGCTGCCTATGCTGTTTTGCTATCTTTAAGAGGGAAATTCGCCAAAAAAAAGCAAAAGGCCAAACGACttaaataaaacaaagaaaatgatCAGCATCCCAGAAAAAAGAAGTATAAAAGAGAAGG
Encoded proteins:
- the LOC113783009 gene encoding lectin-like, coding for MGAEWSQDEVSQPTEEHRKETPPCTPQINNNESGAIQKTATELKLPHNHEEILKDADAPVDKSSTEKLYDQLYAGVFLNQKKKKYWIDRTSKRNCFMLYARNLSITWAEDRSCWHWPFIKESSDVTLVAAELLNVCWLEIHGWFNTVNLTPRTLYQVVFVLMLKDPAYGWGIPVNFRLILADGSRQEHKENMMDKPRGKWIEVLAGEFETLPENNGNMECSMYEYEGGGWKRGLVIKGILIRPKD